From Panicum hallii strain FIL2 chromosome 2, PHallii_v3.1, whole genome shotgun sequence, a single genomic window includes:
- the LOC112883460 gene encoding UPF0235 protein At5g63440 isoform X2, translated as MPKRKTDRAHVLDKAKHLSRLNVKESGKVMLKRGEGKLEKQFRMSCVGCDLFVCYRSEEDLEHAPFIYVVDGALSSVAAETNPHDAPVPPCITQLEGGLVQVAIEVEDRAQRSAITRVNADDVRVTVAAPAARGEANSELLEFMGKVLGLRLTQMTLQRGWNNKSKLLIVEDLSARQVYEKLLEAVQP; from the exons ATGCCGAAGCGAAAGACTGACAGAGCACACGTTTTAGACAAGGCTAAGCATCTCTCAAGGCTAAATGTGAAGGAGTCAGGAAAAGTAATGTTGAAACG TGGTGAAGGAAAGCTTGAAAAGCAGTTCCGCATGAGCTGTGTAGGATGTGACCTTTTTGTTTGTTACCGATCAGAAGAGGATCTGGAGCATGCCCCTTTTATATATGTTGTTGATGGAGCACTGAGTTCAGTTGCAGCTGAGACAAATCCACAT GATGCTCCTGTACCCCCTTGCATCACACAACTGGAAGGTGGACTTGTCCAAGTAGCCATTGAAGTGGAAGACCGGGCACAACGATCAGCAATAACAA GAGTGAACGCCGATGATGTTCGAGTAACAGTAGCTGCCCCTGCTGCACGAGGGGAAGCTAACAGTGAGTTGCTAGAATTTATGGGCAAG GTTCTTGGCCTAAGATTGACTCAGATGACCCTTCAGAGAGGATGGAATAATAAATCGAAGCTTCTGATT GTTGAGGATTTGTCTGCACGGCAAGTGTACGAGAAGCTCCTTGAAGCTGTACAGCCTTAG
- the LOC112883460 gene encoding UPF0235 protein At5g63440 isoform X1: MPKRTTHTYSSEDALPEGPESDLFVYYCKHCASHVLITDTQLQKMPKRKTDRAHVLDKAKHLSRLNVKESGKVMLKRGEGKLEKQFRMSCVGCDLFVCYRSEEDLEHAPFIYVVDGALSSVAAETNPHDAPVPPCITQLEGGLVQVAIEVEDRAQRSAITRVNADDVRVTVAAPAARGEANSELLEFMGKVLGLRLTQMTLQRGWNNKSKLLIVEDLSARQVYEKLLEAVQP; this comes from the exons ATGCCGAAGCGGACGACGCACACGTACTCGAGCGAGGACGCGCTGCCGGAGGGCCCCGAGTCCGACCTCTTCGTCTACTACTGCAAGCACTGCGCCTCGCACGTCCTCATCACCG ATACCCAATTGCAGAAAATGCCGAAGCGAAAGACTGACAGAGCACACGTTTTAGACAAGGCTAAGCATCTCTCAAGGCTAAATGTGAAGGAGTCAGGAAAAGTAATGTTGAAACG TGGTGAAGGAAAGCTTGAAAAGCAGTTCCGCATGAGCTGTGTAGGATGTGACCTTTTTGTTTGTTACCGATCAGAAGAGGATCTGGAGCATGCCCCTTTTATATATGTTGTTGATGGAGCACTGAGTTCAGTTGCAGCTGAGACAAATCCACAT GATGCTCCTGTACCCCCTTGCATCACACAACTGGAAGGTGGACTTGTCCAAGTAGCCATTGAAGTGGAAGACCGGGCACAACGATCAGCAATAACAA GAGTGAACGCCGATGATGTTCGAGTAACAGTAGCTGCCCCTGCTGCACGAGGGGAAGCTAACAGTGAGTTGCTAGAATTTATGGGCAAG GTTCTTGGCCTAAGATTGACTCAGATGACCCTTCAGAGAGGATGGAATAATAAATCGAAGCTTCTGATT GTTGAGGATTTGTCTGCACGGCAAGTGTACGAGAAGCTCCTTGAAGCTGTACAGCCTTAG
- the LOC112879894 gene encoding uncharacterized protein At4g15970-like isoform X1: protein MIRPQAGLLLRSLGAGGARPAAMRSATSLLLGAALATAFFLLYTSLCRDLGDSPGSPPRWEQRAREAGAAGGGGGGGQGAALLNPSKQRQDAASKEQEEGRKEVVTRGDGDGGHGARKDQGKGSGTTDNKQQQPQIVMPGTSTSTKQQQEQQSQDDLADLLRRAATADKTVLMTAINEAWAAPGSFLDLFLESFRHGEGTADLPRHLLIVAMDGKAFRRCLAVHPFCYWFRVAGMDFAGEQKYMKGDYLEMMWRRNRLQQRVLELGYSFLFTDVDILWFRPPFPRLPAGAQVVMSSDFFVGDPSSPGNYPNGGLLYVQSSPAAVAFYEHWQASRARFPGKHEQYVFDMIVKEGVPASIGAAVRFLDTAVFGGFCQHGKDLGRVATMHANCCVGLENKLFDLRNVLQDWKAYRARVAAGGDARGFSWRVPGRCIH from the exons ATGATCAGGCCACAGGCCGGCCTGCTGCTGCGGTCACTGGGAGCGGGaggcgcgcggccggcggccaTGAGGTCGGCCACCTCGCTCCTCCTCGGCGCCGCGCTCGCCACCGCCTTCTTCCTGCTCTACACCTCCCTCTGCCGCGACCTCGGCGACTCCCCCGGGTCGCCGCCGCGGTGGGAGCAGCGTGCGCGGGAGGCCGgagcagccggcggcggcggcggtggtggtcaGGGCGCGGCGCTCCTCAACCCCAGTAAGCAACGGCAAGATGCAGCCTCCaaggagcaggaggaggggaggaAAGAGGTGGTGACgcgcggcgatggcgacggcggACACGGCGCAAGAAAAGATCAGGGGAAAGGCTCGGGCACGACGGACaacaagcagcagcagccgcagatCGTGATGCCTGGCACTTCGACTTCAACCAAGCAG cagcaggagcaaCAGTCCCAGGACGACCTGGCGGACCTTCTCCGGCGAGCGGCAACGGCGGACAAGACGGTGCTGATGACGGCGATCAACGAGGCGTGGGCGGCGCCGGGTTCGTTCCTGGACCTGTTCCTGGAGAGCTTCCGCCACGGCGAGGGCACAGCGGACCTGCCGCGGCACCTCCTCATCGTGGCCATGGATGGCAAGGCCTTCCGGCGGTGCCTCGCCGTGCACCCCTTCTGCTACTGGTTCCGCGTGGCCGGCATGGACTTCGCCGGCGAGCAGAAGTACATGAAGGGCGACTACCTGGAGATGATGTGGCGACGAAACCGGCTCCAGCAGCGCGTCCTGGAGCTCGGCTACAGCTTCCTCTTCACGGACGTGGACATCCTGTGGTTCCGCCCCCCGTTCCCGCGCCTCCCCGCCGGCGCGCAGGTGGTGATGTCGTCGGACTTCTTCGTCGGCGACCCCAGCTCGCCGGGAAACTACCCCAACGGCGGCCTCCTCTACGTCCAGTCGTCACCGGCCGCCGTGGCGTTCTACGAGCACTGGCAGGCGTCGCGGGCGCGGTTCCCCGGGAAGCACGAGCAGTACGTGTTCGACATGATCGTCAAGGAGGGCGTGCCGGCGAGCATCGGCGCCGCCGTGCGGTTCCTGGACACGGCCGTCTTCGGCGGCTTCTGCCAGCACGGCAAGGACCTGGGCAGGGTGGCCACCATGCACGCCAACTGCTGCGTGGGGCTGGAGAACAAGCTCTTCGACCTCAGGAACGTGCTCCAGGACTGGAAGGCGTACAGGGCGCGCGTCGCCGCCGGGGGCGACGCGCGGGGATTCTCGTGGAGGGTGCCCGGGAGATGCATACACTGA
- the LOC112881854 gene encoding probable S-adenosylmethionine carrier 2, chloroplastic — MGGGEDGGSCNLLQVLFEGAVAGGAAGAVVETALYPIDTIKTRLQAARGGGKIQWKGLYAGLGGNIVGVLPASAIFVGVYEPAKRKLLELLPENLSAIAHLTAGAIGGAASSLIRVPTEVVKQRIQMSEFKTAPDAVRLIVAKEGIKGLYAGYGSFLLRDLPFDAIQFCIYEQLQIGYRVAAKRDLKDAENAIIGAFAGAITGALTTPLDVMKTRLMIQGHANQYRGFVDCAQTILREEGAGAFLKGIEPRVLWIGIGGSIFFGVLEKTKSILAQRSSRRNARLKL, encoded by the exons ATGGGCGGAGGTGAAGACGGGGGATCGTGCAACCTGCTCCAAGTTCTTTTTG AGGGTGCAGTAGCTGGAGGAGCTGCTGGTGCTGTTGTCGAAACAGCTTTATACCCTATTGATACAATAAAGACGAGGCTCCAG GCTGCACGAGGCGGAGGTAAAATTCAATGGAAAGGCTTGTATGCTGGCTTAGGTGGAAATATCGTGGGTGTTCTTCC TGCTTCTGCAATATTTGTGGGAGTATATGAACCAGCTAAAAGAAAACTACTGGAATTGCTTCCTGAAAATTTGAGTGCTATTGCTCATTTG ACTGCAGGGGCAATTGGTGGGGCTGCTTCTTCTCTTATTCGTGTTCCCACAGAG GTTGTTAAGCAAAGAATTCAAATGAGTGAATTCAAGACTGCGCCTGATGCTGTTCGCCTTATTGTTGCTAAAGAAGGAATTAAGGGTCTTTATGCT GGCTACGGATCCTTTCTACTGCGAGATCTGCCATTTGATGCTATTCAATTTTGCATATATGAACAGCTCCAAATCGGCTATCGTGTAGCG GCAAAGAGGGACTTGAAAGACGCAGAAAATGCAATCATTGGTGCTTTTGCTG GTGCCATTACTGGCGCTCTAACAACACCCCTCGATGTCATGAAGACAAGATTGATGATTCAG GGACATGCAAACCAATATAGAGGATTCGTAGACTGTGCACAAACTATTCTGCGAGAGGAAGGCGCTGGCGCCTTCTTGAAG GGTATCGAGCCAAGGGTACTGTGGATTGGCATCGGCGGATCAATCTTCTTCGGCGTTCTGGAGAAAACAAAATCGATTCTAGCTCAGAGGAGCAGCCGTAGGAATGCTAGGCTCAAACTTTAG
- the LOC112881853 gene encoding cyanohydrin beta-glucosyltransferase-like: MSPSRLEREQRKREREREGIWWHLPFIGCHVMIISLYTGNCHRQRTCFCCRGVQEEAAASSAGMGSSTTAAAKPHVVLVPFPAHGHVAPHVQLGRVLRARGAHVTLVHTELHHRRLLLARGGEAPADEGGLDVEVIPDGLSLDDPPRTLRAHHEAMERNCLEPLKALLRDMLRGRPGAPPVTCVVADTPMPFAAAAARAVGVPDVQFFTASACGLICYLQFPELLARGAIPLKPGYESDGSLDAPLEWVPGMKGVRLRDMPTFCHTTDADEWLVHFHIHQTRTAAASGAIILNTFYDMEKDVVDALAPLLPPLYTVGPLAGVIAASSPPSSSPPASGATSLLQEDRECMAWLDGKAARSVVYLSFGSHASMKGARLREFAAGLARCGSPYLWVLRPDMAAEVEAAGEGGLVVPWCAQEAVLAHPAVGLFVTHCGWNSILESVAAGVPVLGYPVLSEQTTNCRQVCTAWGIGGELPQEAGSEEIAALVREMMTGKKGMEARDKTLEWKRLAEASAKEGGSSYENIGRLMENVLLKGL; this comes from the coding sequence ATGTCTCCTTCGCGATTGGAGCGGGaacaaagaaaaagagagagagagagagagggaattTGGTGGCACCTGCCATTCATCGGTTGCCATGTGATGATCATATCCTTATATACCGGCAACTGCCACCGGCAGAGGACGTGCTTCTGCTGCAGAGGAGTGCAGGAAGAAGCAGCCGCATCCTCGGCCGGTATGGGTTCGtccacgacggcggcggccaagCCGCACGTCGTGCTGGTGCCGTTCCCGGCGCACGGCCACGTCGCGCCGCACGTGCAGCTCGGGCGCGTCCTCCGGGCCCGCGGCGCCCACGTCACGCTTGTCCACACCGAGctgcaccaccgccgcctcctgctcgccCGGGGCGGCGAGGCCCCCGCGGACGAGGGCGGCCTCGACGTCGAGGTCATCCCGGACGGGCTGTCGCTGGACGACCCGCCGCGGACGCTGCGGGCGCACCACGAGGCGATGGAGCGCAACTGCCTCGAGCCGCTCAAGGCGCTGCTCCGGGACATGCTGCGGGGCCGGCCCGGCGCGCCGCCGGTCACCTGCGTGGTCGCCGACACCCCGATGCCGttcgcggccgccgcggcgcgtgCGGTCGGCGTCCCCGACGTGCAGTTCTTCACGGCGTCGGCGTGCGGCCTCATTTGCTACCTCCAGTTCCCGGAGCTCCTGGCGAGGGGGGCCATCCCTCTCAAGCCCGGCTACGAAAGCGACGGCTCCCTCGACGCGCCGCTGGAGTGGGTGCCGGGGATGAAGGGCGTCCGGCTCAGGGACATGCCAACGTTCTGCCACACCACGGACGCCGACGAGTGGCTGGTGCACTTCCACATCCACCAGACGCGGACGGCTGCCGCCTCCGGGGCCATCATCCTCAACACGTTCTACGACATGGAGAAGGACGTCGTCGACGCGCTCGCGCCGCTCCTGCCGCCCCTCTACACCGTCGGTCCGCTCGCGGGCGTCATAGCagcgtcgtcgccgccgtctTCGTCCCCCCCGGCGAGCGGCGCCACCAGCCTCCTGCAGGAGGACAGGGAGTGCATGGCGTGGCTCGACGGCAAGGCGGCGCGCTCCGTCGTGTACCTGAGCTTCGGCAGCCACGCCAGCATGAAAGGCGCACGGCTGCGGGAGTTCGCGGCCGGGCTGGCGCGGTGCGGCTCGCCTTACCTCTGGGTGCTGAGGCCGGACATGGCCGCCGAGGTCGAggccgccggcgagggcgggCTCGTCGTGCCGTGGTGCGCGCAGGAGGCCGTGCTGGCCCACCCGGCCGTGGGGCTGTTTGTGACGCACTGTGGGTGGAACTCTATCCTGGAGAGCGtggccgccggcgtgccggTGCTGGGATACCCCGTGCTGTCCGAGCAGACGACCAACTGCCGCCAGGTGTGCACGGCGTGGGGCATcggcggcgagctgccgcaggaAGCCGGCAGCGAGGAGATAGCGGCGCTGGTGCGGGAGATGATGACCGGGAAGAAGGGGATGGAGGCGAGGGATAAGACGCTGGAGTGGAAGAGGCTGGCTGAAGCGAGTGCCAAAGAAGGTGGCTCGTCCTACGAGAACATTGGTCGGTTGATGGAGAATGTGCTACTCAAGGGGCTGTGA
- the LOC112879896 gene encoding nuclear pore complex protein NUP54 codes for MFGTPSSSPLFGTPSSTPAFGTPSATPAFGTPSSTPAFGAPSSTPAFGTPSSTPAFGAPSSTPAFGTPSSTPAFGTPSSTPAFGTPSSTPAFGAASSAPAFGGLSAFGTPSSTPAFGAPSSTPAFGASPSPSPFGFQQQATPSPSPFGMLGGGAGQITTQMAPVAPLPLSPSDRDIQAIVDAYKEDPGNPRYAFRHLLFSVTDPSQRVKPVAASDIMWAEAMGKLECMDSADRERLWPQLVQGFKDLSHRLKLQDEVIVSDTDRLSMTNSNVKKLQRHFQAHTYPWIQRLKQQELVIQRRLLRFVRIVETLENRGYRSPLTKEEADLYERLVAILKQLKGPNADLSKRVNTLLSTSHILASTGGAGGPVYIPNSAKVDERSVTDLLETLQQHTEAVAKLGNVLKRDIRDLEIIQSKDMDMAEDSLGRRALKI; via the exons atgttcGGGACCCCGTCCTCCTCTCCCCTCTTTGGGACCCCATCCTCCACACCAGCCTTCGGGACCCCCTCCGCCACCCCGGCCTTCGGCACGCCTTCCTCCACCCCCGCATTCGGCGCGCCGTCGTCCACCCCGGCCTTCGGCACGCCCTCGTCGACGCCCGCCTTCGGGGCCCCGTCTTCGACCCCGGCGTTCGGGACCCCATCGTCAACCCCGGCGTTCGGGACCCCATCGTCGACTCCGGCATTCGGCACGCCGTCGTCGACGCCCGCATTCGGGGCCGCGTCCTCGGCCCCAGCGTTTGGCGGGCTATCGGCTTTCGGGACGCCCTCGTCGACCCCGGCGTTCGGCGCGCCCTCGTCGACCCCGGCGTTCGGCGCGAGTCCTTCGCCCTCGCCCTTCGGGTTCCAGCAGCAGGCGACGCCGTCCCCGTCGCCGTTCGGCATGCTCGGGGGAGGGGCCGGGCAAATCACCACCCAGATGGCCCCCGTCGCTCCGCTGCCGCTCTCTCCGTCCGACCGCGACATCCAG GCTATCGTGGATGCGTACAAGGAGGACCCCGGGAACCCCCGGTATGCTTTCAGG CATCTGTTGTTCAGCGTGACAGACCCTTCACAAAGGGTGAAGCCAGTTGCAGCATCAGAT ATTATGTGGGCTGAAGCAATGGGGAAGCTTGAGTGCATGGACAGTGCAGATAGGGAGAGGCTGTGGCCTCAGCTTGTGCAGGGGTTTAAAGACCTCTCCCACCGGCTTAAG CTTCAAGATGAAGTCATAGTGTCGGATACTGATAGATTGAGCATGACTAACTCTAATGTTAAGAAG CTGCAAAGGCATTTCCAAGCTCACACGTATCCATGGATCCAGCGATTGAAGCAGCAAGAGCTTGTTATTCAGAGACGTCTTTTAAGG TTTGTTAGAATAGTGGAGACGTTGGAGAATAGGGGTTACCGCAGTCCTTTAACGAAGGAGGAAGCTGACTTATATGAAAGATTGGTTGCCATATTAAAGCAG CTAAAAGGACCTAATGCTGATCTGTCTAAGAGAGTTAATACACTTCTTTCAACGTCACATATTCTGGCTAGCactggtggtgctggtggtccTGTATATATTCCTAATTCGGCCAAAGTTGATGAACGTAGTGTTACAGATCTTCTTGAG ACCTTACAGCAGCATACGGAGGCAGTTGCCAAGTTAGGTAATGTGTTGAAGAGGGATATCAGGGACCTGGAGATCATCCAGTCAAAAGACATGGATATGGCTGAAGACAGCCTTGGGAGAAGGGCACTGAAGATATAG
- the LOC112879894 gene encoding uncharacterized protein At4g15970-like isoform X2, which yields MIRPQAGLLLRSLGAGGARPAAMRSATSLLLGAALATAFFLLYTSLCRDLGDSPGSPPRWEQRAREAGAAGGGGGGGQGAALLNPSKQRQDAASKEQEEGRKEVVTRGDGDGGHGARKDQGKGSGTTDNKQQQPQIVMPGTSTSTKQQEQQSQDDLADLLRRAATADKTVLMTAINEAWAAPGSFLDLFLESFRHGEGTADLPRHLLIVAMDGKAFRRCLAVHPFCYWFRVAGMDFAGEQKYMKGDYLEMMWRRNRLQQRVLELGYSFLFTDVDILWFRPPFPRLPAGAQVVMSSDFFVGDPSSPGNYPNGGLLYVQSSPAAVAFYEHWQASRARFPGKHEQYVFDMIVKEGVPASIGAAVRFLDTAVFGGFCQHGKDLGRVATMHANCCVGLENKLFDLRNVLQDWKAYRARVAAGGDARGFSWRVPGRCIH from the exons ATGATCAGGCCACAGGCCGGCCTGCTGCTGCGGTCACTGGGAGCGGGaggcgcgcggccggcggccaTGAGGTCGGCCACCTCGCTCCTCCTCGGCGCCGCGCTCGCCACCGCCTTCTTCCTGCTCTACACCTCCCTCTGCCGCGACCTCGGCGACTCCCCCGGGTCGCCGCCGCGGTGGGAGCAGCGTGCGCGGGAGGCCGgagcagccggcggcggcggcggtggtggtcaGGGCGCGGCGCTCCTCAACCCCAGTAAGCAACGGCAAGATGCAGCCTCCaaggagcaggaggaggggaggaAAGAGGTGGTGACgcgcggcgatggcgacggcggACACGGCGCAAGAAAAGATCAGGGGAAAGGCTCGGGCACGACGGACaacaagcagcagcagccgcagatCGTGATGCCTGGCACTTCGACTTCAACCAAGCAG caggagcaaCAGTCCCAGGACGACCTGGCGGACCTTCTCCGGCGAGCGGCAACGGCGGACAAGACGGTGCTGATGACGGCGATCAACGAGGCGTGGGCGGCGCCGGGTTCGTTCCTGGACCTGTTCCTGGAGAGCTTCCGCCACGGCGAGGGCACAGCGGACCTGCCGCGGCACCTCCTCATCGTGGCCATGGATGGCAAGGCCTTCCGGCGGTGCCTCGCCGTGCACCCCTTCTGCTACTGGTTCCGCGTGGCCGGCATGGACTTCGCCGGCGAGCAGAAGTACATGAAGGGCGACTACCTGGAGATGATGTGGCGACGAAACCGGCTCCAGCAGCGCGTCCTGGAGCTCGGCTACAGCTTCCTCTTCACGGACGTGGACATCCTGTGGTTCCGCCCCCCGTTCCCGCGCCTCCCCGCCGGCGCGCAGGTGGTGATGTCGTCGGACTTCTTCGTCGGCGACCCCAGCTCGCCGGGAAACTACCCCAACGGCGGCCTCCTCTACGTCCAGTCGTCACCGGCCGCCGTGGCGTTCTACGAGCACTGGCAGGCGTCGCGGGCGCGGTTCCCCGGGAAGCACGAGCAGTACGTGTTCGACATGATCGTCAAGGAGGGCGTGCCGGCGAGCATCGGCGCCGCCGTGCGGTTCCTGGACACGGCCGTCTTCGGCGGCTTCTGCCAGCACGGCAAGGACCTGGGCAGGGTGGCCACCATGCACGCCAACTGCTGCGTGGGGCTGGAGAACAAGCTCTTCGACCTCAGGAACGTGCTCCAGGACTGGAAGGCGTACAGGGCGCGCGTCGCCGCCGGGGGCGACGCGCGGGGATTCTCGTGGAGGGTGCCCGGGAGATGCATACACTGA